The DNA window ACGTGCCCACTTTCGGTTAAATTGTATCAACCTACTTACACTCCGTTTACAACAATACGGCACTGGACACATCCTAGATCGCCCTAAGGTGTACGTCTCTCTCAAGCAACTCACCTCAAAGTGAAACGAAGCGATGAAAAGATGCCCTTTCTGCGGCAGCTATGGAGTGGAAGCGCTGCCCCGCAGCGTCTTTGGCCGCCTGATGCGCTTACGCCACTATCATCATTGTCATGACTGCCATAAAGTCTTCAAATATAAAAACAACATGCAAAAAGAAGCGGTAAAAAAATCAGAACCCCGATCTAGAACTTAATAAAAGCATTACCAAAGTACAAAAATAATCGAGCGGCCAAGTCGTCATGCTCATCCCATCTGTCTCTCCTCCTGGGGATCAGCCGCCATGAGCAATCCAGCCACGCAGCGGAAAATCATCGATGCCGCCAGCCGTTACAGCGACATCGACGAACGATATTACGAATGGGAAGACGGTCTATCCTCGGCGGGCCTATCCCTGATACTCCCCAAGAGCAGCCTTTCAACTTTCGATTGGTGTGTCACCGGTTATCATTTCGACCAATTGATCGGTGGCATTCTCACTGCCAGTGAACACGACATTCAAAGGCGACAGGGCAACTTGTTCGCCGTGCCCGACCACGTTTTGCTATTCATCGTCCTGGTCGGGGGTCTCGACTGCCAGTGTCGCGGGCGTCGCTTTGAAGTGGGACAAGGCGATATGCTGATCCAGGACATGTCGCAGCCGGTTTCGATCAGCGTCCGCGCTGGAAGCGCCGGCCCCTGCACCTACCAATACTTCATACTGCCCAAGAGTTCGATGGCCTTTTCGGTCGATATCGCACCGCTCCATGGCCACTGCCTGCATGCCGCAAGCCCCCTCAACCGCATGCTGCGTGGGCATCTCGCGACGATGCTCGCGCTGTTCGATCAAATGACCGAGATGGAAGTGAAGGGCGTCGGCAAGGGTGCCTCCAACCTGATCATCGAAACGCTGGCGCTGCTCAGTGGCAAGGCGCTCGACTCCCCCTTCGAACACAGCACCAAACTCGAAAGGGTGTGCCTGTTCATCGAGTCCAGCCTCGGCACCCAGCTGACGGTGGAAATCCTCTGCAAGCGCTTCGCGCTGTCGCGCGCGAGCCTCTATCGCCTGTTCGAACCGCTCGGCGGAGTCGCCTGCTTCATCCGCAACCGCCGGCTGGCGATGGCGCAGCGCATGATGCGTGATCTGAGCATGCGCCATTTGAGCCTTTCTGCGATCTCACGACGCTGTGGCCTGGAACCAAGCGTACTGCGCCACCACTGCATTCAGCACTATGGCGAACCCCCGAGGGAGATTCGCCGCGAGCTGCGCACCCAGTTCGCCCATAGAACGCATACCCAGCACGAGCCCACCCACGTCGGCTGGGTCAGCACGCTGTAGCGCGCCCATTCGCTACGCCACCGTGCGCGACGACCCTGCTCGGATCAATCGAACAGTACGATCTGGCGAATCGCCTCACCCGCGGCCAAGCGCTCGAAGCCGAGATTGATCTCGTCGAGTTTCAGCGTATGGGTAACCAGCTTGTCGACCGGAAGTACACCCGCCTGGTACATGCCGATGTACTGGGGAATGTCGAGCGACGGCACATGCCCGCCGAGATAGGAGCCGAGCAGGCGGCGCTCCTCGGCGACCAGCTGGACCGGACTCAAGGCGAAGCGGGTGCTCGGATGCGGCAGCCCGGCGGTGACGGTGACCCCACCCTTGCCGGTGGCGGCGAAGGCGAACTCCAGCGCCTTTGCAGCGCCGGCGAAATCGGCGGCGACGTCGACACCGCCTGCGCTCAAATCGCGCACCCGCGCCAGGGCCTGAGGAT is part of the Halotalea alkalilenta genome and encodes:
- a CDS encoding AraC family transcriptional regulator, producing MSNPATQRKIIDAASRYSDIDERYYEWEDGLSSAGLSLILPKSSLSTFDWCVTGYHFDQLIGGILTASEHDIQRRQGNLFAVPDHVLLFIVLVGGLDCQCRGRRFEVGQGDMLIQDMSQPVSISVRAGSAGPCTYQYFILPKSSMAFSVDIAPLHGHCLHAASPLNRMLRGHLATMLALFDQMTEMEVKGVGKGASNLIIETLALLSGKALDSPFEHSTKLERVCLFIESSLGTQLTVEILCKRFALSRASLYRLFEPLGGVACFIRNRRLAMAQRMMRDLSMRHLSLSAISRRCGLEPSVLRHHCIQHYGEPPREIRRELRTQFAHRTHTQHEPTHVGWVSTL